One window of Quercus robur chromosome 5, dhQueRobu3.1, whole genome shotgun sequence genomic DNA carries:
- the LOC126725110 gene encoding putative pentatricopeptide repeat-containing protein At1g17630 has protein sequence MLHASSQRFISISSRFYKTHLFFPPELSRSILIHTHNTHTQSFVTHHDELLKFFDHFLRQCTTVQHCKRVHTQVVVTGTSRSAFLAARLVSVYGRFGLVFDARKVFDEIPVEGLSNLLLWNSILRASVSNGYYVEGLKIYDKMRKLGVCADGFTLPLVIKACAFMGVLNLCRNVHTHVLQMGFQNHLHVVNELVGMYGKLGRMESARQLFDRMTVRSYISWNTLVSGYAFNYDCNGASEMFRQMELEGLEPNPVTWTSLFSSHARCGRNEETVELFGMMRKRGIGATAEALAVVLSVCADLVAVGRGKVIHGYIIKGGFENYLFVKNALICMYGKCGDVKYAQNLFLEMETKNLVSWNALITSYAESGLCDEAFEIFSQLKTSGDCPMIRPNVISWSSVIDGFSSKGQGEESLKLFRQMQLANVMPNCVTISSVLSVCAELAAVNLGREIHSHVVRALMDSNILVGNGLINMYTKCGSFKEAHLVFEKNDNRDLISWNSMIAGYGMHGLGEKALETFDQMIESGLEPDNITFVAVLSACSHAGLVVEGRRLFNEMTQEFRVEPQMEHYTCMVDLLGRAGFLQEASDIVKSMPMEPNDCVWGALLNSCRKYKNTDVAEETASHIFNMSSETTGNYMLLSNIFAASGKWVDSARMRISAKTKGLKKVPGLSWIEVKKRFHVFSAGNTLQLGLEEVYGTLEELALQMESECSSVHNSIFEQNVDEEETCTRLRNKGESGEFLKATQP, from the coding sequence ATGCTTCATGCTTCCTCTCAACGTTTCATATCAATCTCTTCACGTTTCTACAAAACCCACCTCTTTTTCCCACCTGAACTCAGCCGTTCAATCTTAATACACACCCACAATACCCACACTCAATCCTTTGTTACCCACCATGATGAGCTTCTTAAATTCTTTGACCACTTTCTTCGACAATGCACCACGGTTCAACACTGCAAACGCGTTCACACCCAAGTTGTTGTCACTGGCACGAGCAGGTCAGCCTTCTTGGCTGCCCGGCTTGTGTCAGTATATGGCCGTTTCGGGCTTGTTTTTGATGCCCGGaaagtgtttgatgaaattcCAGTTGAGGGTCTTTCAAACTTGCTATTGTGGAATTCAATTCTGAGAGCTAGTGTCTCAAATGGGTATTATGTGGAAGGCcttaaaatttatgataaaaTGCGAAAACTTGGGGTTTGTGCTGATGGATTCACTTTGCCTTTGGTAATAAAGGCATGTGCGTTTATGGGTGTTTTGAATTTGTGCAGGAATGTTCATACTCATGTTTTGCAAATGGGTTTTCAAAATCATCTTCATGTTGTGAATGAATTGGTTGGAATGTATGGGAAGCTTGGGCGAATGGAGAGTGCCCGCCAATTGTTTGATAGAATGACTGTTAGAAGCTATATTTCATGGAATACCTTAGTTTCAGGTTATGCCTTTAACTATGATTGCAATGGTGCATCTGAGATGTTTAGGCAGATGGAGTTGGAAGGATTGGAGCCAAACCCTGTGACATGGACATCTCTGTTTTCAAGTCATGCTAGATGTGGGCGGAATGAAGAGACGGTAGAGTTGTTTGGTATGATGAGGAAGAGAGGAATTGGGGCAACTGCTGAAGCGCTTGCTGTTGTGTTATCTGTATGTGCTGATTTGGTTGCAGTTGGAAGGGGCAAGGTCATTCATGGATATATTATAAAGGGTGGGTTTGAAAATTACTTGTTTGTGAAGAATGCACTAATATGTATGTATGGGAAGTGTGGAGACGTAAAATATgcacaaaatttgtttttagaGATGGAAACAAAGAATCTAGTGAGTTGGAATGCTTTGATAACATCATATGCTGAATCTGGATTATGTGATGAGgcatttgaaatattttcccagCTAAAGACTTCAGGTGATTGTCCTATGATCAGACCTAATGTCATAAGTTGGAGCTCTGTTATTGATGGATTTTCTTCTAAGGGCCAAGGGGAGGAGTCCCTGAAACTTTTTAGGCAAATGCAGCTTGCCAATGTCATGCCTAATTGCGTGACGATATCCAGTGTTTTGTCAGTTTGTGCAGAGTTAGCAGCAGTGAATCTCGGCAGGGAAATACACAGTCACGTGGTTAGGGCTTTGATGGATAGTAACATTTTGGTTGGAAATGGCTTGATTAATATGTACACAAAGTGTGGAAGTTTCAAGGAAGCCCATTTGGTATTTGAGAAAAATGATAATAGAGATTTAATTTCATGGAACTCAATGATTGCCGGGTATGGGATGCATGGACTTGGTGAAAAAGCTTTAGAAACTTTTGATCAGATGATTGAATCTGGATTAGAGCCAGACAATATCACCTTTGTTGCTGTTCTTTCTGCTTGTAGTCATGCTGGGCTTGTTGTGGAGGGTCGTAGGCTATTTAATGAAATGACTCAAGAGTTTAGGGTTGAACCCCAAATGGAGCACTATACTTGCATGGTCGATCTCCTTGGACGTGCTGGGTTTTTACAAGAAGCAAGTGACATTGTGAAAAGCATGCCAATGGAACCCAATGATTGTGTATGGGGTGCCCTTCTGAACTCTTGTAGGAAGTACAAGAATACAGATGTTGCTGAAGAGACTGCCTCCCATATTTTTAATATGAGCTCAGAAACAACCGGGAACTACATGCTGCTATCAAATATTTTTGCTGCAAGTGGGAAATGGGTGGACTCTGCAAGGATGAGGATCTCAGCAAAGACAAAGGGTTTAAAGAAAGTTCCTGGCCTGAGTTGGATTGAGGTGAAGAAAAGGTTTCATGTGTTCTCAGCAGGGAACACTTTGCAACTGGGGTTGGAGGAAGTTTATGGGACCCTTGAGGAATTGGCACTTCAAATGGAAAGTGAGTGCAGTTCAGTTCATAACAGCATCTTTGAACAAAatgttgatgaagaagaaacaTGTACTCGACTCAGAAACAAGGGAGAATCTGGAGAGTTTTTGAAGGCAACACAACCGTGA